The Suncus etruscus isolate mSunEtr1 chromosome 7, mSunEtr1.pri.cur, whole genome shotgun sequence genome includes a window with the following:
- the MON1A gene encoding LOW QUALITY PROTEIN: vacuolar fusion protein MON1 homolog A (The sequence of the model RefSeq protein was modified relative to this genomic sequence to represent the inferred CDS: inserted 4 bases in 4 codons; deleted 4 bases in 3 codons; substituted 1 base at 1 genomic stop codon) encodes MADDMQRKRSGECPDGTLAPSDGQSVERAESPTPGLAQGMEPGAGQEGAMFVHARSYEDLTESEDGAASGDSPQQGAGVPSPLPADMRQISQDFSELSTQLTGVARDVQEEMLPGSSEDWQEPPRAAGRPATEPPREGTGEEEEEATEAWRQHQKHVFVLSEAGKPVYSRYGSEEALSSTMGVMVALVSFLEADKNAIRSIHADGYKVVFVRRSPLVLVAVAARAKSAPELAQELLYIYYQIRACXRGAQLSHIFQQKQNXDLRRLLSGSERITDXLLQRLARDPSFLMGAARCLPLAAAARDAVSASLQQARXRSLVFSILLARNQLVALVRRKDQFLHPVDLHLLLNLIGSSSSFREGEAWTPVCLPKFNAAGFFHAHISYLEPDADLCLLLVSTDREDFFAVSDCRRRFQERLRKRGAHLALREALRAPHYSVAQVGIPDLRHFLYKSKSSGLFTSPEIEAPYTSDEEQERLLGLYQYLHSRAHNXSRPLKTIYYTGPNENLLAWVTGAFELYMCYSPLGTKASAVNAIHKLMRWIRKEEDRLFILTPLTY; translated from the exons GTGCTGGGCAGGAGGGCGCCATGTTTGTCCATGCCCGTTCCTATGAGGACCTGACTGAATCAGAGGATGGGGCGGCCTCTGGGGACAGCCCCCAGCAGGGTGCTGGGgttccctcacccctgcctgcggACATGCGTCAGATCAGCCAGGACTTCAGTGAGCTGAGCACCCAGCTGACAGGGGTGGCGCGAGATGTGCAGGAGGAGATGCTGCCCGGAAGCTCTGAGGACTGGCAGGAGCCTCCCAGGGCAGCTGGGAGACCAGCCACCGAGCCCCCCAGGGAAGGCacaggtgaggaggaggaggaggccaccGAAGCCTGGCGCCAGCACCAAAAGCACGTATTTGTGCTGAGCGAGGCCGGAAAACCTGTGTACTCCCGCTACGGATCCGAGGAAGCCCTGTCCAGCACCATGGGGGTCATGGTGGCGCTGGTGTCCTTCCTGGAGGCAGACAAGAACGCCATCCGCTCCATTCATGCAG ACGGCTACAAGGTGGTGTTCGTGCGCCGCAGCCCGCTGGTGCTGGTGGCCGTGGCCGCACGCGCCAAGTCGGCGCCGGAGCTGGCGCAGGAGCTGCTGTACATCTACTACCAGATTCGT GCCTGCTGACGGGGCGCGCAGCTGAGCCACATCTTCCAGCAGAAGCAGA TAGACCTGCGGCGCCTGCTGTCGGGCTCGGAGCGCATCACCG CACTGCTGCAGCGGCTGGCGCGCGACCCCAGCTTCCTGATGGGCGCGGCCCGCTGCCTGCCGCTGGCCGCCGCCGCGCGCGACGCCGTGAGCGCCAGCCTGCAGCAGGCGC CGCGCAGCCTGGTATTCTCCATCCTGCTGGCGCGCAACCAGCTGGTGGCCCTGGTGCGGCGCAAGGACCAGTTCCTGCACCCGGTCGACCTGCACCTGCTGCTCAACCTCATCGGCTCGTCGTCCTCCTTCCGCGAGGGCGAGGCCTGGACGCCCGTGTGCCTGCCCAAGTTCAACGCGGCCGGCTTCTTCCACGCGCACATCTCCTACCTGGAGCCCGACGCCGACCTCTGCCTGCTGCTCGTGTCCACCGACCGCGAGGACTTCTTCGCCGTGTCCGACTGCCGCCGCCGCTTCCAGGAGCGGCTGCGCAAGCGGGGCGCCCACCTGGCCCTGCGCGAGGCCCTGCGCGCGCCGCACTACAGCGTGGCCCAGGTGGGCATCCCCGACCTCCGCCACTTCCTCTACAAGTCCAAGAGCTCGGGGCTCTTCACCAG CCCTGAGATCGAGGCACCCTATACTAGTGATGAGGAGCAGGAGCGGTTGCTGGGGCTTTACCAGTACCTGCACAGCCGCGCCCACA GCTCCCGCCCACTCAAGACCATCTACTACACGGGC CCAAATGAGAACCTCTTAGCCTGG gtgacAGGTGCCTTTGAGCTCTACATGTGCTACAGCCCCCTGGGGACCAAGGCGTCCGCTGTCAATGCCATTCATAAGTTGATGCGCTGGATCCGCAAAGAAGAAGACCGCCTTTTCATC CTCACACCCCTTACCTACTGA